The Flammeovirga pectinis genomic interval GATATAAAGAAGATATTTTTAAGTTTTACATGTAAACTCCTTGTATTAATGTGGTCTAACTACTAGTATATAGACTTTATATAACTGAAAATCAGTGATTAACATTAATATGATCAAATTTATTTTTTATGAAAAATGGTAACTTTATAATTTAAATCGTATTAAGTACGGTCTATTTACTATACTTTTGAGTAAACTCCTATAGTTAAATGCAACCTACTTGTATAAAAAGGTCTATGTACTAGTAACAATGAAGTTGAGTACTTGTATTAATATGGTCTAATCACTATACTTAACAGCTGTAATTAGCAGTTTAACAGATAGTTACAAGCACCATAAATAATAAGTATATATAAATACTATATAAGCAGTGTATCTATTTTACTTTAAAATTTTTTGATTTTAATGCATTACCTTAATCAATATATGGTCTATCTACTATCTTTAAGAGTAAACTACTAGTAGTTAATCAAAATAGAACCTATTATTAAAATTATAGGAGTAGACTACTGGTATTTTATGGTCTATTTACTATGATTTACCTTATAGTATCAATAACTAAAATTATTGGAGGATAGTTTTTAATATTGATTTGGATTTTTTAAAATTTTATTGATACTATAAATATGGTCTATCCACTATACTTTGAGTAAAGTACTTGTATTAGTCTAAATTAATTCATGTTTCTATATTAATTAGGCAATCTACTTGCATTATTAATTATATACGGTCAATCTACTATGGTTTAACTCTTCTTATAGATTTATTGATTTTACTACTTAGTACATTTTTTGTATGATTGAGGTCATTAAAAGGTAAAAAATTAACTATGATTGTGTATTTAATAGCTAAATAGTGAAAATAAGAACTATATTATTTTGTGTTTTTGAAATATTATCTTTTCTTTGTTATTAAATAAATACATAGAATTATAACATGACACAAAAAGACATACTCGATTTTTTAAGAGAAAATGAAATGTTGAAAGTTTCTGTAGTTGAAAAAAAAGCAGGAATACCGACAAGATCTCTTTATAAAGCACTAAATGGTGAGCAAAATTTAAAACCAGAGTACATTGAAAAGTTAATACAAGTACTTACCCCACTAGGGTTAAAATTAAAAGATAAGTTTAAAGTTATCTCTATTATTAATAACAAGGGTGGAGTTGCAAAAACTACAACTGCATGTAACCTTGGTGCCGGATTATCTAGATTAGGTAAAAAAGTACTTTTAATAGATGCTGATCCTCAAGGTAATTTAACACAACACTTAGGGTATAAAGATGCACAATTTTTTGAAGGCAAGGAGTTGTCCGATATTATTGAAGGTAAATGCGATGTGAATGATTCAATTTTACAATATCAGGAGAACTTACATATTATACCTTCTACTACCAATCTTGATTTTACAAATAAAACATTAAATAGAAATTCTGGACCATCGTCTTATAAATTAGTAAGAAGAAATGTAATTGATAAGTTAGAGAATGAATATGATTATATCTTTTTCGATTTATCACCTTCTTTTGCGTTAATTTCTAACGATGCCTGTTTAATTGCTTCTAATAGAGCATTAATACCAGTAGATGCTTCTGAATTTGCTTTTAGAGGAATTAATAATGTTTTAAGTCATATTAATGATTATAAAGAAGAAAATCCTAATTTAGAAGTATTGGGTTTCTTATTTACTAAAACAGGTAGAACTAAAGACATGAATAAGTATAAAGAAGCTTTACGTTCTACTAATTATAGAGTTTTTGATACAGAAATAGCTGTACGTGATATGGCTTATAATAAAGGTCCATTATTTGGCAAAGACATTTTTACTCTTTTTGAAGATGAATCTTTAAAGAAACAAGAGAAAGATGGTATTAAAAAGGCAATGGATGAGCATGTTAGTTTGGCAAAAGAAATTATAGAGTATGTCTAATGGAATAAACATTGGAGATTTTTTACCGGATAACAATAAATCTTCAAAATTAATTGGTTCAAAAAAAGAAGAAATGTCTTCTGATAAAATTCATGTTTTAGATGAGTTAAAAAGATGGATAAGACCTTTAACGGAATCTGAAAGAACAAATCTTAAAAATAGTATTGAAAGCGAAGGAGTTCGTGATCCTTTAACTTTTTTCTTTATCGATAATGGTCAGAAAGTCTTATTAGACGGACATAACCGTTATGAAATATGTGAGGAATTAGGTGGAGCTGATTATGGTTATGAATTTGAAGAAGTAATTGTTGATATTGATAATATCGATGATGCTAAACTTTGGATGATTAAAAACCAAGTTGGAAAACGAAATCTTTCTAAAAGAGAAATGTCTTTTTATAGAGGACATCATTACCTTACTAATAAAGGAAAGCAGGGAAATAAAACTGGAGATGGTAAGCTTTATGATCAATTAGCTAAAGATTATGGAGTAGGAAAAAGTACTATTATCCGCGATGCTAGAATTGCTGAAATTTTAGATCATGTTAGTGATGCGTTTAAACATTCTTATTTTGATGGTGAAATATCTGTTACTCAAGCAAAATTTGAAGATGCTTTAAAAGCACTTGCATCAGAAAGTTTGAACCCATCAGATTTAGAAGATTTCCTAAGAGGAATAGAACCTTTACATCCTTCTACTTCGAAAACTACTACAAGGGCTGTAAATAATACGCCAAAGCCTTTTACTTTTAATAAAGTGAATAAAACAATTAGAACACTAATTGACGCTCCTTTAGAAAAAGAATTGGGTAAAGTAGAAAAGTTATCGATGGAAGAATCGGTTAAAGAACTTATAGAAAAATATAAATTAGATATTCTATAACCTAAGAAGGTAAGGATTTTTAATTTGAAATTTATGTTGATAAGCAACAGATCAACATCTAGAAAAAGAAAATGGGTAGTCATCTCTGGCTACCCAATAACAAATCTCATTTAGCATTTACTGCTAGTTATTGTAGATAGGCGCATCTCACCTCAACTATCTACATTTGTTTCAATCCAAATATAATTAAAATAATGAAACCCTTAAAAATTATCGATTACTCGCTAATAGCAGTATCGATGCTTTATAGTACGTATGTAACTTTTTTATTTTTCAGTTTACATTCGTCTCTCCTTTTAGCAGGATGTATTTCAATTTTCATTGTCTTTTTGGCTCATCATTATACATATCAATTGATAGAGTATTTCAAAAAAACGGGTCGTATTAATCAATATATAGTCTTATCAATCACATTAATCAGTATAGTTTTTTATGCTGAATGGAACGGTCAGTTGGTACACGCAAAAAATATTTCTGGTATACCAACGACTGAAGTTTTAGATAAACAAATAAACTCTGTCCAAGAAACTATCAACTTATCGGCAAAGCATACTAATAAGGGGAAAACAAATTGGGCTAAATATCAAACGTTTTTAGATTCTCAAAAGCAACTAAAAGCTTTAGAAGTAAAAAGAAATCAACTTTTATTAGCTATCGAAACAAAAACTAAAGAAGCAGAAATAACAGCAAATAGTTTTAGATTGTTTTCTCTAATTCTTTTCTTATTGGCTTTTGTAGCTACATCAGTTAACCATGCAAGTGGATTAGCAAAAGAACATTTATTGGAAAAAGTTGATGATAAAAGAAATAAAATAATTTCTTTAATTAGAGACGGTGAAGTAAATAATGTAAAAATGTTGGTTGATTATTTTAATATCCCTCCAGATGAGGCTTTTCTTTTATATCAAAAATTTAGTCCAGATAAGAGTATAGGGTTTTAAAAATGATCGACATATAGTGTAAGGTACCAATTTGATACCTTTGTTTTTATTAATGTATAACAAAATAAATAGCTATTTTAGTCTAGTGAAATAAAGAAGTATTTTATTTTACTAATATCCTGAAAGAAGAGATCTAATTATCTAAGGTACCAAATTGGTACCTTTACTTTTTTAAGCAAAAAAATGTAGACTGGTTGTATAAGAAATACGTTAATTTACAGATCAAAAACACAAGGTTAAGCATCTGCTTAATATAGGTTAATAGTGCTAATATCAAGAAAATATAGTATGTCTATACCCTCCTATTCTTTATTTTTACAAAATAGAAAACCATGATTTAATTCCCAATCAAAGCTGAATGTTAAGATGAAAGATGATAAAACAGAAACCATAAAATATAGTAAAGCCTTAGTAAGTACCTTAGAACAAAAATTAAAAGTAGGAAATTTAAGAGCTATACACTTAAATACCGTTCCTGGAAATTCACGCAGTAGATTAGATATTGCACAATTAAACTCATTACAGAATAATCTATCAGGAGCTTTTATTGAAGAGTTAACAACTAAACAGCAATTTGATTTTAACATTGGCTCTAGTTACCAACATTTAGAAGAAGATGAAATTGAGCGTGAACTTCTAAATGAAAAAGTTTTTAGAAAGCTTAAAAATATCCATATAGATTATAAAACAGATTATCAAGATCATGGGGTAAATAGCTTAGGTTTTGGGTACCCAATGTTGGTATTTAGAAACCCAAAAGTAAATAAACAGGTTATCTGTGCTCCTCTATTTATTTGGCGGGTTGATTTAAATAAAGACCCACAAAGTTTATCGAATTGGCAAATAACTAAAAATGAAGAACACGCTGTATTAATTAATGCACAATTAAGGTCGTTTATAGAATCTGAATTTGATGGTTTAAAACTTCCTCCTATTTCAGAAGAAATGCTTGCCGATGGTATAATTGATAAAGATGAAATACTAGAAGTAGTCAATACCACCCTCTCTATTTTAGGAACAACACAACTAGATACTATCGGTAAATTAACAACATTATCAGATAAGAAGACGCTAGATAAAATTACAGAAAAAGGTAAGCCATGGATTTCCTGGAGTGGTGTCTTAGGAATATACAAAGCACAAAGGGAAAGCATTATTTCAGATTTAAAAGAAGTCCAAGATAACTACGAAGAGTTTGATATGGATTATCAAGGGATGACCTATCAGAAATATACCACCTCTTCTATTACCGTAGATCCAAGTCAGGAACGCCTGATTCATCTTTTAGGTACAGAGAAAAAGCTAATTATTCAAGGACCTCCAGGTACAGGAAAAAGTCAGTCGTTAACCGCAATACTTACAAATGCTTTAGAGAATAATGCAAAGTGCTTAGTAGTTTGTGAAAAGAAAACAGCGCTTGAAGTACTAAAATCAAATTTATCTAAATTAGGATTAGGACATTTATGTGCTGTTATAGATGATGTAAATAAAGATCGAAAATATATAGTAGATGTAATTAGAGAAATTGTAGATGGTAAAACAGATGTAGCTTCTACCACCGTTAATACTACTAATTATAAATCGATTCGAAATAAATACGAAAAAGTAAAAGAGAATTTACGTACAAAATATAAGAATGCTACAATAAACGTTTTAGGAGATTATACTTGGAAAGATGCTGTTGCCGAGACTTTGACAAACTATTCAGATTCAGACCGTGCAATAGTTCAGAAAATGGGTGTAAAAAACGAGCTCTATTTTACAGAACAGGAATTTGAAGAGTTGACTACTTTTATAGAAGATGCTGAATATTTATATAAAAAAGTAGCTGATTTAGATGGACCGATAACACAGCTAGATAAAAGTCTTTTTGCACAAAAATATACGCAAGCAGCTCGTCTAAAAATAATTTCTTTTATAGAAGAAATGAACAAGACGATAAATAGTTTGGAGAAGAGTTTTGATGAAGCAGAACAAAAATACGAAGTAGACTTTTATGAAAAAGGAGTTTCGAATAATTGGTTAATCTATTTGAAATCAATTTTTAGTAGTAGATTAAAATTGATGAGAATAACGACAAAAGAATTACAATCACAAATGTTTTCTTTTGCTTCAGAATTTGATCAAATTATTGAGAGTGATCAAAATGACTATTTATTTATACATTACGATTTAATAAGAGCCTATTTAAAAGAATGTAGTAATACAATTAATAGTTTAAATTTAAACATTGTAAATTATAAAGAATACCACGATTGGAAACACTTCAGATTATCAATAGAAAAAGAACACGCAAATAAATTAGTAGAAATATTAATTACTACAGAGGTACAAAATTGGAGTGCTACCTTTAAATATTGGTATTTTAATGCATTATTAATACATGTAGAGGGACAAATTGATGGAGAACAAAACCAAGACAATCAATTATTACATCAAATAGAAACACTTACAGAAGAAATTAAAAGAGAACAAGCCAAATTTATTATTCAGCAACATGGAGAGTACATTAAAAAGGCACTTTTAGGCAAAACAAAGCAGGAATTAAAACTCTTGTTTAATTATAGAAAGAACAAAGCACATGGTGCTAAAACATCGTTAAGAAAAATTTTAGCAAAGGAGTTTGACTTATTCACGGCATTTTTCCCAATTACTATGGTAAACCCTGTAGTATGTAGCTCTATTCTACCCATGCAAGCAGAGCTATATGATGTCGTAATTTTTGATGAAGCCTCACAGATGCGATTAGAAGATGCTTTTGCAGCTATGTTGAGAGGTAAACATAAGATAATTTCTGGAGATGTACATCAAATGCCTCCTTCAAGTTATTTTTCTAAAGGAGGAGATGTATTGTTAGAAGATGATGACGATAGTGATTCTTTATTGACTTTTGCTAAAAATTCAGCCTTTAAGTTTTCTTATTTAGATTTTCATTATAGATCTCAGCATCCCCATTTGATTGATTTTTCTAATGCAGCATTTTATGGGGCAAGATTAATTCCAATGCCCAATGTAGAAAACTATTCACCAATTACGCTACACCAAGTAGATGGTAACTATAAGGATAGATCTAACGCTGATGAGGCATCACATATACTAGAATATATTAAAACGTTAGAAGAAGATTTTAGAGGAAATTATCCCTCTGTAGGCGTAGCTACTTTTAATATGGAACAGAGAAATGTTATTTGGGATCATATATATAAAGAGTGCGAATACTCTGCATTGTTTAATAAAAAAATGCAACGCTTAACTACTGATGGTTTTTTTATTAAAAATTTAGAAAACATTCAAGGCGATGAAAGGGATATTATTTTACTATCAACTACTTTTGGAAAGAATAAAGAAGGAGTATTTAGACAGTTATTTGGGCAACTGAATAATGTAGAAAAAGGGTATAAATTACTTAATGTGATTGTTACTAGAGCCAAAAAAGAAATGCATGTATTTACCTCTTTCCCTAGCGAAGTATATAGTAGATACGCTCAAGAGATTGCAACATCGGGTAATAATGGTAAAGCTATCTTATACGCTTATATTGCTTACGCTAGAGCTTGTTCTAATGGGAGAGAAGAAGAAAGAATTCAAATTTTAGACACGCTAAAAGATCATGCTTCTGAAGGGATAAAGTCAGTAATCAAATCAGAAGATAAACACCTATTTGAGAGAGAGTTATATACGTTTATAACCTCCATATATCCGAAAAATCAAATTGAGGTAAATTATAAATTAGGCGGCTTTTATATCGATTTTGTATTAAAAGACACAAATGGAATACCTGTAATAGCTTTAGAGTGTGATGGAAAGCCTTATCATACTAGTAATGAGTCGTATAGGTATGATTTGCACCGTGAAGGAATTTTAGCACAACATGGTATTGTTACCTATAGAATTTGGTCAACAAATTGGTGGCAAGACGTAGAAGGAGAATTAAAAAAACTGACCCATTTTATTG includes:
- a CDS encoding ParA family protein, encoding MTQKDILDFLRENEMLKVSVVEKKAGIPTRSLYKALNGEQNLKPEYIEKLIQVLTPLGLKLKDKFKVISIINNKGGVAKTTTACNLGAGLSRLGKKVLLIDADPQGNLTQHLGYKDAQFFEGKELSDIIEGKCDVNDSILQYQENLHIIPSTTNLDFTNKTLNRNSGPSSYKLVRRNVIDKLENEYDYIFFDLSPSFALISNDACLIASNRALIPVDASEFAFRGINNVLSHINDYKEENPNLEVLGFLFTKTGRTKDMNKYKEALRSTNYRVFDTEIAVRDMAYNKGPLFGKDIFTLFEDESLKKQEKDGIKKAMDEHVSLAKEIIEYV
- a CDS encoding AAA domain-containing protein, producing the protein MKDDKTETIKYSKALVSTLEQKLKVGNLRAIHLNTVPGNSRSRLDIAQLNSLQNNLSGAFIEELTTKQQFDFNIGSSYQHLEEDEIERELLNEKVFRKLKNIHIDYKTDYQDHGVNSLGFGYPMLVFRNPKVNKQVICAPLFIWRVDLNKDPQSLSNWQITKNEEHAVLINAQLRSFIESEFDGLKLPPISEEMLADGIIDKDEILEVVNTTLSILGTTQLDTIGKLTTLSDKKTLDKITEKGKPWISWSGVLGIYKAQRESIISDLKEVQDNYEEFDMDYQGMTYQKYTTSSITVDPSQERLIHLLGTEKKLIIQGPPGTGKSQSLTAILTNALENNAKCLVVCEKKTALEVLKSNLSKLGLGHLCAVIDDVNKDRKYIVDVIREIVDGKTDVASTTVNTTNYKSIRNKYEKVKENLRTKYKNATINVLGDYTWKDAVAETLTNYSDSDRAIVQKMGVKNELYFTEQEFEELTTFIEDAEYLYKKVADLDGPITQLDKSLFAQKYTQAARLKIISFIEEMNKTINSLEKSFDEAEQKYEVDFYEKGVSNNWLIYLKSIFSSRLKLMRITTKELQSQMFSFASEFDQIIESDQNDYLFIHYDLIRAYLKECSNTINSLNLNIVNYKEYHDWKHFRLSIEKEHANKLVEILITTEVQNWSATFKYWYFNALLIHVEGQIDGEQNQDNQLLHQIETLTEEIKREQAKFIIQQHGEYIKKALLGKTKQELKLLFNYRKNKAHGAKTSLRKILAKEFDLFTAFFPITMVNPVVCSSILPMQAELYDVVIFDEASQMRLEDAFAAMLRGKHKIISGDVHQMPPSSYFSKGGDVLLEDDDDSDSLLTFAKNSAFKFSYLDFHYRSQHPHLIDFSNAAFYGARLIPMPNVENYSPITLHQVDGNYKDRSNADEASHILEYIKTLEEDFRGNYPSVGVATFNMEQRNVIWDHIYKECEYSALFNKKMQRLTTDGFFIKNLENIQGDERDIILLSTTFGKNKEGVFRQLFGQLNNVEKGYKLLNVIVTRAKKEMHVFTSFPSEVYSRYAQEIATSGNNGKAILYAYIAYARACSNGREEERIQILDTLKDHASEGIKSVIKSEDKHLFERELYTFITSIYPKNQIEVNYKLGGFYIDFVLKDTNGIPVIALECDGKPYHTSNESYRYDLHREGILAQHGIVTYRIWSTNWWQDVEGELKKLTHFIASKQEQLTTVLP
- a CDS encoding ParB N-terminal domain-containing protein — its product is MSNGINIGDFLPDNNKSSKLIGSKKEEMSSDKIHVLDELKRWIRPLTESERTNLKNSIESEGVRDPLTFFFIDNGQKVLLDGHNRYEICEELGGADYGYEFEEVIVDIDNIDDAKLWMIKNQVGKRNLSKREMSFYRGHHYLTNKGKQGNKTGDGKLYDQLAKDYGVGKSTIIRDARIAEILDHVSDAFKHSYFDGEISVTQAKFEDALKALASESLNPSDLEDFLRGIEPLHPSTSKTTTRAVNNTPKPFTFNKVNKTIRTLIDAPLEKELGKVEKLSMEESVKELIEKYKLDIL